Proteins encoded within one genomic window of Nonomuraea gerenzanensis:
- a CDS encoding GMC family oxidoreductase N-terminal domain-containing protein has translation MNSVERTDVLVVGTGFGGAIAAYHLAAGGARVVMLERGPWLTAADYDHDFKLGSSYTRLFDFTVGDGMSVLGGNCVGGGSVVYFAAMPRAPRFVFERRGSVNRRMWPSSITRDTLDPWYDRVAESIAITRQGWDDVSYSGGLWAAACRHAGRTANPVPAAVDTAACTNCNWMMAGCRFDAKQSLLLNYLPAALAHGAAIRPLHEVQSIARNPDGGYRVHYQLVDAEDYRITAGEGSIDAEVVVLAAGAAATPVILQRSAAALGPMPHAVGRYFSGNGERLNTAVLNEERVREVLGLELDPAAFQIGKGPTVANWDRLDGSLPEYTRFSLEQLYFPPGLGTILALTGGQDPRWFGLEKKELLSHWQKWLIIFQMIEDDNEGVFGPPPARGNADRVSQQMLGLGTLSYKPTLNTQAAWAMADAECKDILERDGLATVTPWTNDLVGAYTVHPLASCRIGDDPRTSALDDRHELRGHPGIFVTDGSAVPAALTVNPAMTISALAERAVPAIVRAARERGVDVRYGAPAPDGSTAGRRGTAPLVPALGG, from the coding sequence ATGAACAGTGTCGAGCGCACCGACGTGCTCGTGGTCGGCACCGGCTTCGGCGGCGCGATCGCCGCCTACCACCTGGCCGCGGGCGGGGCCCGCGTGGTCATGCTGGAGCGCGGCCCGTGGCTGACCGCCGCGGACTACGACCACGACTTCAAGCTCGGCTCGTCCTACACGCGCCTGTTCGACTTCACGGTCGGCGACGGGATGAGCGTGCTCGGCGGCAACTGCGTGGGCGGCGGCAGCGTCGTCTACTTCGCCGCGATGCCGCGGGCGCCCCGCTTCGTGTTCGAGCGGCGCGGCAGCGTCAACCGCCGCATGTGGCCCTCCTCGATCACCCGCGACACGCTGGACCCCTGGTACGACCGCGTCGCGGAGTCCATCGCCATCACCCGGCAGGGCTGGGACGACGTGTCCTACTCCGGCGGGCTCTGGGCCGCCGCCTGCCGGCACGCCGGCCGCACCGCCAACCCGGTGCCCGCCGCCGTGGACACCGCCGCCTGCACCAACTGCAACTGGATGATGGCCGGCTGCCGCTTCGACGCCAAGCAGTCGCTCCTGCTCAACTACCTGCCCGCCGCGCTCGCGCACGGAGCCGCGATCAGGCCGCTGCACGAGGTGCAGAGCATCGCCAGGAACCCCGACGGCGGCTACCGCGTGCACTACCAGCTCGTGGACGCCGAGGACTACCGGATCACCGCGGGCGAGGGCAGCATCGACGCCGAGGTGGTCGTGCTCGCCGCGGGCGCCGCGGCCACCCCCGTCATCCTGCAGCGCAGCGCCGCCGCGCTCGGCCCGATGCCGCACGCGGTAGGCCGCTACTTCTCCGGCAACGGCGAGCGGCTCAACACCGCGGTGCTGAACGAGGAGCGCGTCCGCGAGGTACTCGGCCTGGAGCTCGACCCCGCGGCGTTCCAGATCGGCAAGGGGCCCACGGTGGCCAACTGGGACCGGCTGGACGGCTCGCTGCCCGAGTACACCCGCTTCTCGCTGGAGCAGCTCTACTTCCCGCCGGGGCTCGGCACGATCCTCGCGCTGACCGGCGGCCAGGACCCGCGCTGGTTCGGCCTGGAGAAGAAGGAGCTGCTCAGCCACTGGCAGAAGTGGCTGATCATCTTCCAGATGATCGAGGACGACAACGAGGGCGTGTTCGGCCCGCCGCCCGCGCGCGGCAACGCCGACCGGGTCTCCCAGCAGATGCTCGGCCTCGGCACGCTCAGCTACAAGCCGACGCTCAACACGCAGGCCGCCTGGGCGATGGCCGACGCCGAGTGCAAGGACATCCTGGAGCGCGACGGCCTGGCCACCGTCACGCCGTGGACCAACGACCTGGTGGGCGCGTACACCGTGCACCCGCTGGCCTCGTGCCGCATCGGCGACGACCCGCGCACCTCCGCGCTCGACGACCGGCACGAGCTGCGCGGCCACCCGGGGATCTTCGTCACCGACGGCTCCGCCGTACCGGCCGCGCTGACCGTGAACCCGGCCATGACCATCTCGGCGCTCGCCGAGCGCGCGGTGCCGGCCATCGTCCGCGCGGCGCGGGAGCGCGGGGTGGACGTCCGGTACGGCGCGCCCGCCCCCGACGGCTCGACCGCCGGCCGGCGCGGCACCGCGCCGCTGGTGCCCGCCCTGGGAGGGTGA
- a CDS encoding carboxymuconolactone decarboxylase family protein, whose translation MGRLLARVTERGVLAQVRHVSPVPPRAARGLVGRVYGQLVRDFGMAAPPVLLHSPAPEVLAAGWMMLRESLLSGGVAARVVKEVVATEVSAANACPYCVDVHRATLLGLRGHDDPRYAPVAAWARSTGGGRAATEPPPALDAELVAVAVTFHYLNRMVAVFLGDSPLPPEVPRRARGPALRVFGRLMRPAARRTIPPGESLPLLPAADLPPDLAWAGSGPLAGAFARASAAIEAAGRRSVPAPVRELVTRRLAAWDGAPPARARVTEATAELPPGLRPAATLALLTALAPYQVHDATIAACRSAQGGGHDDRSLIELTSWASLSAARRTAEDQPAPLAAGTPSPADTPSPVKASSVERTNP comes from the coding sequence GTGGGCAGGCTGCTCGCCCGCGTGACGGAGCGCGGCGTGCTCGCCCAGGTGCGCCACGTGTCCCCGGTGCCGCCGCGCGCGGCACGCGGGCTGGTGGGGCGGGTGTACGGCCAGCTCGTCCGGGACTTCGGCATGGCGGCCCCGCCGGTGCTGCTGCACTCGCCGGCGCCCGAGGTGCTGGCGGCGGGGTGGATGATGCTGCGCGAGTCCCTGCTGTCCGGGGGAGTGGCTGCGCGGGTGGTCAAGGAGGTGGTGGCGACCGAGGTGTCGGCCGCCAACGCCTGCCCGTACTGCGTGGACGTGCACCGCGCCACGCTGCTCGGCCTGCGCGGGCACGACGACCCGCGGTACGCGCCCGTGGCGGCGTGGGCGCGGAGCACGGGCGGCGGCCGAGCGGCGACGGAACCGCCCCCGGCGCTGGATGCGGAGCTTGTCGCCGTGGCGGTGACCTTCCACTACCTCAACCGCATGGTGGCGGTGTTCCTCGGCGACTCCCCGCTGCCTCCCGAGGTGCCCCGCCGCGCCCGCGGGCCGGCCCTGCGCGTCTTCGGCCGGCTCATGCGCCCGGCCGCCCGCAGGACGATCCCGCCCGGCGAGTCGCTGCCGCTGCTGCCCGCCGCCGACCTGCCGCCGGACCTGGCGTGGGCGGGCAGCGGCCCCCTGGCCGGCGCGTTCGCCAGGGCGTCGGCCGCCATCGAGGCGGCCGGGCGGCGCTCGGTGCCCGCCCCGGTCCGCGAGTTGGTCACGCGACGCCTGGCGGCCTGGGACGGCGCCCCACCCGCCCGCGCCAGGGTCACCGAGGCGACGGCGGAGCTGCCACCCGGCCTGCGCCCCGCCGCCACGCTGGCCCTGCTGACCGCGCTGGCCCCCTACCAGGTCCACGACGCCACCATCGCGGCCTGCCGGAGCGCCCAGGGCGGCGGCCACGACGACCGCTCGCTCATCGAGCTGACGTCGTGGGCGAGCCTGTCAGCCGCCCGCCGCACCGCCGAGGACCAACCGGCGCCCCTTGCGGCCGGCACGCCGTCCCCAGCCGACACGCCATCCCCAGTCAAGGCTTCATCAGTGGAAAGGACGAACCCGTGA
- a CDS encoding TIGR03084 family metal-binding protein: protein MSELDAVLADLASDGDQLDSLVAGLEPAQWHLPTPAPGWTIADQIAHLTFVFRLAATAATDAAAFQAMTEDAQHNFDGAVNAALKAFADDTPATLLAKWRAQRAAAVTGLAAVPPDRTVPWLVNPLPPIVLGCAGIMEQFAHGQDIADALGVELRRGDSLRHLVVFAVLTQDFGYLSRGLTPPATEFRFEITGPGGELWAYGPEDADQRVSGLAEDFCLLVTRRRHRADVAVTAVGEEADRWLDIAQAYRGPAGAGRRPGQFPRRSAA from the coding sequence GTGAGCGAACTCGACGCCGTACTCGCCGACCTGGCCTCGGACGGCGACCAGCTCGACAGCCTCGTGGCAGGTCTCGAACCGGCCCAGTGGCACCTCCCCACCCCCGCCCCCGGCTGGACGATCGCCGACCAGATCGCCCACCTGACGTTCGTGTTCCGGCTGGCCGCCACGGCGGCCACGGACGCGGCGGCCTTCCAGGCCATGACCGAGGACGCCCAGCACAACTTCGACGGCGCCGTGAACGCCGCGCTCAAGGCGTTCGCCGACGACACCCCCGCCACCCTGCTGGCCAAGTGGCGCGCCCAGCGGGCCGCCGCGGTCACCGGGCTCGCCGCGGTGCCGCCGGACCGGACCGTGCCGTGGCTGGTCAACCCGCTGCCGCCGATCGTGCTCGGCTGCGCGGGCATCATGGAGCAGTTCGCGCACGGTCAGGACATCGCCGACGCGCTCGGCGTCGAGCTGCGGCGCGGTGACAGCCTGCGGCACCTGGTGGTCTTCGCGGTGCTCACCCAGGACTTCGGTTACCTGTCGCGCGGCCTGACCCCGCCGGCCACCGAGTTCCGCTTCGAGATCACCGGCCCGGGCGGCGAGCTGTGGGCGTACGGGCCCGAGGACGCCGACCAGCGCGTCAGCGGGCTCGCCGAGGACTTCTGCCTGCTGGTGACCCGGCGCAGGCACCGCGCCGACGTCGCGGTCACCGCGGTGGGCGAGGAGGCCGACCGGTGGCTGGACATCGCCCAGGCCTACCGGGGCCCGGCGGGCGCGGGGCGCCGCCCCGGCCAGTTCCCGCGCAGGAGCGCGGCCTGA
- a CDS encoding EF-hand domain-containing protein, whose amino-acid sequence MPELDDPTATFREFDRDADGYITREEFVLAMRSRGEEVTAAELDSIFRVSDEHDGDVDGRISLAEFLVAWNK is encoded by the coding sequence ATGCCGGAGCTCGACGACCCGACCGCCACGTTCCGCGAGTTCGACCGCGACGCCGACGGATACATCACGCGCGAGGAGTTCGTGCTCGCCATGCGCTCGCGCGGCGAGGAGGTCACCGCCGCCGAGCTCGACTCGATCTTCAGGGTGTCGGACGAGCACGACGGCGACGTGGACGGCCGGATCTCGCTGGCGGAGTTCCTGGTGGCCTGGAACAAGTGA
- a CDS encoding benzoate-CoA ligase family protein translates to MDSYNITTRFLGGGRADATALITRAGPISYGELRALAARAGNALRALGVRRGDRVLIAAGDGAEFVATWYGAQQIGAVTAEVYTYLRPKDYRYFVGYTEPKVILADPAVLDNLRAAGATGLLVTGYPRGGLRAGEHHFDTLVGAQSDRLDPVHVAPEEPAIWKFTTGSTGAPRACVLPARSPHRSFEQYARGVLGIREDDVVLPVPKLFFGYARDLAALFPFGAGAAGVVFPERSRAETIFELIAEHRPTILVNVPTMMSAMLAHPDAARQDLSCLRLCTSAGEPLPPELHRRWLDTFGVEVVDGIGSSEAYHIYLSNRPGRVRPGTLGELVPGYRARVVDEDGAEVRDGDVGRLEITGDTVAAEYWQEPVKSARTFVGERTVLSGDLVSRDADGFYRFHGRADDLLKVGGVWIAPAEIENCLLTHPSVRECVVVGEQAGGLSRPRAYVVATSPVSPEELKAYVRGRLAPHKFPREITLVPGLPQTANGKVDRRALAA, encoded by the coding sequence ATGGACTCCTACAACATCACCACGCGCTTCCTCGGCGGCGGCCGGGCGGACGCGACCGCGCTCATCACCCGCGCGGGCCCGATCAGCTACGGCGAGCTGCGGGCCCTGGCCGCCCGGGCCGGCAACGCGCTGCGCGCGCTCGGCGTGCGCCGCGGCGACCGGGTCCTCATCGCGGCGGGCGACGGCGCGGAGTTCGTCGCCACCTGGTACGGCGCCCAGCAGATCGGCGCCGTCACCGCCGAGGTCTACACCTACCTGCGGCCCAAGGACTACCGCTACTTCGTCGGCTACACCGAGCCCAAGGTCATCCTGGCCGACCCCGCCGTCCTGGACAACCTGCGCGCCGCGGGCGCGACCGGCCTGCTGGTGACGGGTTACCCGCGCGGCGGGCTGCGCGCCGGCGAGCACCACTTCGACACGCTCGTCGGCGCCCAGTCCGACCGGCTCGACCCCGTCCACGTGGCGCCGGAGGAGCCGGCGATCTGGAAGTTCACCACCGGCAGCACGGGCGCGCCGCGCGCCTGCGTGCTGCCCGCGCGCAGCCCGCACCGCAGCTTCGAGCAGTACGCGCGGGGCGTGCTGGGCATCCGGGAGGACGACGTCGTGCTGCCGGTGCCGAAGCTGTTCTTCGGCTACGCCCGCGACCTGGCCGCGCTGTTCCCGTTCGGCGCCGGCGCGGCGGGCGTGGTCTTCCCCGAGCGGAGCAGGGCCGAGACCATCTTCGAGCTGATCGCCGAGCACCGCCCGACGATCCTGGTGAACGTGCCGACCATGATGAGCGCGATGCTGGCCCACCCCGACGCGGCCCGGCAGGACCTGAGCTGCCTGCGGCTGTGCACGTCGGCGGGCGAGCCGCTCCCGCCCGAGCTGCACCGGCGCTGGCTCGACACGTTCGGCGTGGAGGTGGTCGACGGCATCGGCTCCTCGGAGGCGTACCACATCTACCTGTCCAACCGGCCGGGACGGGTGCGCCCCGGCACGCTCGGCGAGCTGGTGCCCGGCTACCGCGCCAGGGTGGTGGACGAGGACGGCGCGGAGGTCCGTGACGGCGACGTCGGCCGGTTGGAGATCACCGGTGACACGGTGGCGGCGGAGTACTGGCAGGAGCCGGTCAAGTCGGCGCGCACGTTCGTGGGCGAGCGCACCGTCCTGTCCGGCGACCTGGTCAGCAGGGACGCCGACGGCTTCTACCGCTTCCACGGCAGGGCCGACGACCTGCTGAAGGTGGGCGGGGTGTGGATCGCGCCCGCCGAGATAGAGAACTGCCTGCTGACGCATCCCTCGGTGCGCGAGTGCGTGGTGGTGGGCGAGCAGGCGGGCGGCCTGAGCCGGCCGCGGGCCTACGTGGTGGCCACCTCGCCGGTCTCCCCCGAGGAGCTGAAGGCGTACGTACGGGGCCGGCTGGCGCCGCACAAGTTCCCCAGGGAGATCACCCTCGTCCCCGGCCTGCCGCAGACCGCCAACGGAAAGGTCGATCGCCGGGCCCTGGCCGCCTAG